The genomic region TATCTTACTTTGCAACTATTTGAAAGTCAACTTGTATCAAAATTTAAAGTGTATTTAGGATAAAAACAATGCACATTGATTTGCTTTTAAATCAGCAGAAGCGATGACTATGAATTTATTACACCAGCGAGTCCAAAATCTcgttactgttttttttttcaatacgattgtttcattttaatcaaagCGGACTTTCTAacatgaattttatttcaatgcctGGAAAGTTTCCGCGTGCTCGATTTGATACTCTAGGGAACCACAGGCTCGCGGCTTATTTGTAATCAAACTTAACCCTGGTGCATTATGGGTACATCTGGATCATGTACCGGTCCTAGAGACGCTTGACTCTCCTGATTTAATTAGCTTAATTGATCTAATTAGCTAGATAGAGGTGAACGCTTCCTAAAATTAAAGCAACTGATCAAATCAGAGATGTTGACGAACccttcaaataattttcaacagaTTACCACCGCTGTCATCAGACACAAGATGGATGGTACGGAAACAGGGCCGATATTTTACTCCAGATGTCCCAAAAACTCTGATTCtattaaagtttaatatttctccGCCTTTTGATGGCTTAATGAAACTACTTGATTCATTAATGTCATCCTATTTAAGACATCTAGTTGTTTTTCCCCCTAATTTAGGAAGGTTTTCTTTAATAGCTTTATTGAACTCATAAATAGTACATCTTCTTAAATATCAATTGATTAGCACCCCCCTCCactcaaataaataaataaacgatAAATGGTTGTGAAAAATGGCATGTAACATTACAAATaacgtaaaaaaaaaaaaaaaatggtgtaaagcatgattttaatacaatgccaataaaaactttaatttcaactgcaaaaatgtatacacatttatataaagtaacatattttccttttttccaACGTACTGACTGACCAATTTCGGTTATGCTTTTGGTTAAACTTCAAATCGAACATTATCTCCTGGGTGGGCGGTCCACATGATAATCACTGACAATGCCTATGTCCAATAGAGCACTGCTTCCGATAGCGCCAGATAATCACGCCGCTTTCCACTGGAGCAAATACTTCGACAGGCGCCTGTCTGCGCATGCGTCAACTTACTAATGCCATATTTTGCTGCGTTTGATTTCTGTTAGAATTTAAAGAAGTTCCTTTGCTTTTTGACTCACTGTCACTTCTTCATGTAAGACGAAAACACTGTCAAATAAACTAAgctattttatcaaagaaaatataacattttagtattattttatgaatttcaaAGTTTGTCaatgtgatttattttaaaattaaaacatggaTATCCAACAACTCGACCATGGAAGTGCTTTTAAAATGGTGACACCAAAGgcaaaaggtaaatatttgtattaaattaagTAATTATTTTGCTAATTAATTGTTCCAAATAAAGTTGTATTAAGTTAAGATTAATGATGCTTTAAAATGAATTCCTATAAACTAAAATACCGGCATATCAAGTGCCAAATGTGATTGAATAAAACAACTGACTATAAACGTTTCTTTTTATTCAGAATATGAAACAGCGATAAACCTCACGATTCCACAACGCATAACGTCAACGACGTCTCCTATCTTGACGTCACCGGACCAACCAAGAGCCTCGTTCTCGGTCAACTTTTCACCCGTATCTTCTCGGTCTGCATTGTCGCCCGACCCGGAGAAGTCCATCGGGGATCTCCGACCAGAAGGCGTCCAGGGGAATGTGTTTCGACCCTGGGTCTCTGACATCAAGAGTGATGATGAGGAAACAGACAAGGAATCTACAGatgataaaacacaaaatgatgGTTGGTATATCAATAAAGTGTAAAAGAAATGtccattttcaaacatttgacgacttatattgatatattttatttcatttgtactTAAACCAGctaaattgtattattaaattgtttgtgtTCTTTCAGATGTGAAGTCTCCGAAACCTGCGACGGTGCAGTATCAAGATTCAAAGATGTGTTTGGCAGAACTTTACCGATATAACCTACTGCAGGGCCTCTATCGAAACCATTACAACATCGTGGCAATGGCAAGGTCGGGCCTCTCTGGCGTGTGGACCGACCCGAGAATGTACCCTTATTTGTGCGCGAAAGGCCTCACGAACATAACCAACTTTGGCATGGGCCTAAATATGAACATGAACGTGGGATATGACGGCCACGTCGCGGAGACGCCTTTATCGCAAGACTATCAGAACATGGCCAACTACGATAAAGGGACGTATGAATGTGTCAAATGTTTAAAGCAGTTTAGCACGCCTCACGGGCTCGAGGTTCACGTGCGGCGGTCTCACAGTGGCAAGCGTCCGTACGCGTGTGATATCTGCAGCAAGACGTTTGGCCATTCTGTCAGCCTCTCTCAGCATCGGGCCGTGCACACACAGGAGAAAAGCTTCCAGGTAGGCTGGATTTTCCTTACATCATGTTTCCTCGGTCATTCTAGTgttattcttttaatattttttgtatttaaattccACAATTTCATGTTATCTTTTTTTTGCTTTCTCAGAACtatattttgacctttaaaatgtgtaatattcattttttccacTTCGAATTATTTCAGAAACGTTTTCcgtcaaaaaaaataataataaaaaaaatcaaaataaaatagtgaaaagAAAGTATGAAATCCGTTTTCGTATTTTATTTACCACAGGCGGTCACTTTAACATTtaagaatacaaataaaatgatgcGATTTCATCAAAGAGAATTTAAGTTAAGATCGTCCTTTACTTTATAACAGATGTTTTATAGATTGACATGTAGTTTGTTCTGGTTCAAATGATGATTTGAATacattctatataaaataactattaatttACCATCATAAAATAATGCTGCATATATTATGTCTGCAAGCTATTCGGACGCTCTTCAttctaaacatatttattcttGAATTTGCCTTTGGGTAACAAAACGTTAGATAAAGTTATTCTATTCAAACACTGGTTGAACAAAAGACAAAACATTATGTCGGTGTTATTATTGAGCTAGGAATAAGCCACTAATATTTAGTTTGTTTAAGGTGTTTCATCCCGATTTAAGTCTGCCATTGACCTATAATCATAGAATATAATGATGCgtgtattattattatgcgTGTAGTTACtatattgtaattatatatgtagctactatataattattgtcCGTGCAATAACTTTACCGTAAATATAGGTGCAGTTTCTATATTGAAATGATGCGTGTAGTTACTATATTGTAACAATGTGTAGTTGTAagtgggccgattgttcagaactatgttaaagttaacaacgtgattaaaaacatcgttgttaacttttaaacgcgAAATAGTTGAAGATATGTTTACacgtttatataaaacaaggaCAGCTGAAATAGTTCACTCAAATCTTGTTAAAAGTACGACGGATCACAAATGTATCAACGGAACTTGCAATGCAGTAACGATTCTGTAAGTTATCAACGATGAAGTTAACTAGGTTGTAAAATTTGACAACGTTCTAAACAAACGCCCCAGTTCTATGGTGTAATTATGCGTGTAGTTACTATATTGTCATAATGCGTGTAGTTacttaagaaatgaattgcgtggttgatgtcattatcggggatatgaacgcagttgggttGATTTAAGCGTGTGTAGTCCGAAGGAATCCACGCGCACTTTAACCaacccaactgcgttcatatccccgataatgaatAGTGTGTAGTTACTTTATTGTAATTATGCATGTATTTTCAATTCTGAAATTATGCGTATAGTTACTATATTGTTATTATACGTATATCAGCTTTATTGTAATTATGCGTGTAGTTActacaatgtaaatatttgtgtaGTTACTATATTGTAATTATGCGTGTATTATCTATAATGTAATTATGCGTGTATCATCTATATTGTAAGTATGCGTGTATTTACTATATTGTAAGTATGCGTGTATTTACTTTAATGTAATAACGCATGCATTTCTTGTATGTGCGTGTAGTGTGTGTAATGTGGCCATGAACTTGTATGCCTAAGTCAAAACTAAATCTCTGTTCCTTTCTTATTCTAGTTTCCATCATAAAtggtttcat from Mya arenaria isolate MELC-2E11 chromosome 3, ASM2691426v1 harbors:
- the LOC128229351 gene encoding zinc finger protein 180-like, with translation MDIQQLDHGSAFKMVTPKAKEYETAINLTIPQRITSTTSPILTSPDQPRASFSVNFSPVSSRSALSPDPEKSIGDLRPEGVQGNVFRPWVSDIKSDDEETDKESTDDKTQNDDVKSPKPATVQYQDSKMCLAELYRYNLLQGLYRNHYNIVAMARSGLSGVWTDPRMYPYLCAKGLTNITNFGMGLNMNMNVGYDGHVAETPLSQDYQNMANYDKGTYECVKCLKQFSTPHGLEVHVRRSHSGKRPYACDICSKTFGHSVSLSQHRAVHTQEKSFQCQQCGKSFKRSSTLSTHLLIHSDTRPYPCPYCGKRFHQKSDMKKHTYIHTGEKPYKCSHCGKAFSQSSNLITHCRKHSGFKPFTCAQCGRAFQRKVDMRRHAETQHGEAKITPPGFPVPVPVSRDSVISVSRDSVITGDYGNRRPTVLV